ttactctctccatttcttcattactcttctttttattttccggAGATTTTTCTCTTTGCCTTTGTTATTTGCTGCTTTTGCTGCAGCTACAGTGTAAGTTTGATTTTCTGGGTTCCTTCAAACTCCAAAATCTCGCGTCGCTTTTTGCTTCAGAATCGATTTGTTCTTGTTACTTCGATCTGTTGTTCTTTTTAACTCTGTGCATGATTCAATTTCGTGTTCGTAACCTGTTTTTTGCTGCTTGTTTAGTTCGACAATTAGGTAAAAAAATGACGATCCCTAAAACTTATGATCCTTTTAATCTTCGTTTAGCTACTTCGTTCGAGATCATCTAGGGCTTTTGTTGCTTCATcgattttgggttttgatttactgtaaatgttttggttttgtttatgtaatcTAAGCATGTACCAATGATTCATGAGTGATCATGTTTGTTATAGGAGCAGAACTGATGTGAAGTGTGTAttttgaatgtgtttttggttttgtacaGAGAATCTTGTGTTTTTGTGGTGGGGAGGTGAGATTTCTTATGACGGGGAAGCGATCAAAGACTAATTGCAGATCTGCTTCTCACAAGCTCTTCAAGGATAAGGCTAAGAACCGTGTTGATGATTTGCAAGGCATGCTTTTGGATCTTCAGTTTGCGAGGAAAGAGAGTAGGCCTACTGATGTTACTCTTCTTGAGGAGCAAGTGAATCAGATGCTTCGTGAGTGGAAATCTGAGCTCAATGAGCCTTCTCCAGCTTCATCCTTGCAACAAGTATGCTTTCGTTTGTTTCAAATTTGCAatcttgttgtttcttctgaCTTGCATGGGtgatttagttttctttgttgtttcagTCATTGTTAGCTGtgtcattttgttttgcttaagCAGGGTGGTACTCTGGGGTCTTTCTCATCAGATATTTGTCGGCTGCTGCAGCTCTgtgatgaggaagatgatgctACCAGCAAATTAGCTGCCCCCAAGCCCGAGCCTGCTGATCAGAATCTCGAAGCTGGCAAAGCTGCTGTCTTCCAAAGGGTGAGTTGCTCTTTAGAACCAGTTTTTAATGGTGCTTTAGTTGTGTTTGGAGtccattattttgtttaaatactGAGATCGTGGTGAAAGTTTTCAGGGATACAATTTGGTTCAGGGGAAGTCAGAACATGGATTACCATTGGTTGATAATTGCAAAGATTTGTCCTTAGCAGCTGGTAACAATTTCGATGGAACGGCTCCTTTGGAGTATCATCAGCAGTATGATCTGCAACAAGAGTTTGAACCAAACTTCAATGGTGGTTTCAACAATTGTCCCAGTTATGGTGTAGTAGAGGGTCCTATACATATCTCTAATTTTATCCCGACTATTTGTCCTCCACCCTCTGCATTCTTGGGTCCAAAATGTGCTCTTTGGGATTGCCCTAGGCCAGCTCAGGGATTTGATTGGTTCCAGGATTACTGCAGCAGCTTCCACGCTGCACTGGCTTTCAATGAAGGGCCACCAGGTATGAATCCGGTGGTGCGTCCTGGAGGTATCGGCCTAAAAGACGGTCTGCTTTTTGCTGCTCTTAGTGCAAAGGCTGGAGGGAAAGATGTTGGTATTCCCGAATGTGAAGGAGCTGCAACTGCTAAATCTCCATGGAATGCTCCAGGTAGGCTTTACTCTCTTGGAATTCATTCACAAGTATGTTAATTGATCACCATTCTTGAGCTGATCATACTCAAATCTTGATGACTGTAGAGCTCTTTGATCTCACGGTTCTGGAGAGTGAGACACTAAGGGAGTGGCTATTCTTTGACAAGCCAAGGAGGGCCTTTGAGAGCGGGAACAGAAAGCAAAGATCTTTACCAGACTACAATGGTCGTGGTTGGCACGAGTCACGTAAACAGATCATGGTCGAGTTTGGAGGGCTGAAGAGATCTTACTACATGGATCCACAGCCTCTGCACCATTTCGAATGGCATCTTTACGAATATGAGATCAACAAGTGTGATGCTTGTGCCTTGTACAGGCTCGAGCTCAAGCTTGTTGACGGGAAGAAGACTTCAAAAGGCAAAGTCTCAAACGACTCAGTGGCTGATCTGCAGAAGCAGATGGGAAGACTCACAGCTGAGTTCCCTCCAGAAAACAATACCACTAAcaccaccaacaacaacaaacgcTGCATCAAAGGAAGACCAAAAGTGAGCACAAAAGTCGCCACCGGGAATGTTCAGAACACAGTAGAGCAGGCAAATGACTATGGAGTAGGTGAAGAGTTTAACTATCTGGTCGGAAATCTAAGCGACTATTATATCCCCTGAGACGAATGTGGAAAAACTCAGGTTTAAAAAGCTGTTTGCTTACCATTTAATTAGGCAGCAGCAGAAGAAGCTTCTACATATCGTAGGGCAAAGTAATGGATTTTCATGACtcgtatcttttttttctcttatataaTAGTTCTCTGTCTATCTATGGagattatgtatatataacaagAAGTGGATGCTGAAGACTGTCCTGGAGTTAGGAATAGTAAATGTGACGAAGGAGACTGCTTTTTAAGATTCAGTCTATGGAGGTGAAGACATATTTACTGACATTCcggtttatatattttgatgcaTTTTCGACTCTCTTCTGCGATATAATGCAGATGACAAATTATGTAACCGATGGGGAAATACGGTTTTGAGTATCAGTGTTGTTCTTATAGAATCAGGACCTTGTTCAATGAGATCATTGCTCTTACTTAGTCTATGTTTCAGATTTGGggttttgttaataaaaattcTCTGCAGAGCTTCAAAATCTTAAGCATCGTTTCAAGAATCATGTAATCACGTTCTCACTCTTCTTAAGATATTTGCATATCATAGACGCCAAGTGTTACAAGCaatcaatcaaatcatattCTACATATATTGTACTAAAATTCATCTAAAGAGAGACAGGAACTTCGCTATGCTTATTGTGGCAATAATGGTCTGACCAATGCAAAAGGACGATCTGAATTCACAGACATTAATAATTCCAACACAACTACTTTTTTGGGAGGGTGACTCTTAAGACCAGGCTCAATCAGCCCTGCAAAGCAAAGAATGACACAACACATAATCAGATAAACTTAAAAGGATACGAATAGCATTGAATTTAAGGAATTGAAAGAAGAACCATGGTGTGTTACCAGGCTTGAGTTTTTTTCCTCCATAAAGTTCTCTAGCTAAAGGATTAGCAGCCCAGTGATTCACAGCCACCCGGCTTGTCGGTTGGAACCCTATGATTTTACCTTCGGATGATAAAACTACCTGCTTCCATTAAAGAACCAGACGAAGATGAAGTAGTAGTCCACTTAAAAGAATTCAATTCATCATAATTCACTGGAATTACCTGGTAAGTAGCGATATCTTGCGCAGATGCCTTTGCGTCTTCATTGAGTATTTCCAGAAGAGACGAGCTTGTAACAATGTGATCTTCAACAGACTTAGCTCTGCTGGTTTCTTTCAAGTAGTCAGGTACTTCCCCTATCCAGGCACCTATGCTGCTTTCTAGTGTGATCTCCCCTACCCAGCTGTAGGCATCCTTGAGCTTGTTGACGAGTAATCCGCAGAATGAATCCAACTGCTCATTTGAGGTTTCAGAATTTAGTTTCCGAGAAAAACAGGAAAAAGCaccacaaaaaataataaaaggtTGATCTCATTCTCTCATTCTCAGTATAGAGAGTCCATACTCATGCAAAAATTATTAACCAAATAACATTAgacatgaaatatatataggtCTTGGATTGTCTTTACTTTTTGGATGGGTTAACTTATTCATGGCAAGGGATTTACAAAAAAAGGCTGCACCAGTACTTAATCTTATGTGATCATCAAATGAACTAGAGCTGTCCTGAAAAGCTATTAATGTCTACGTGCAATTGTTGTCGTACACATCTATATGAATACAACGTGTTTTGGTAATCCATACCTCAGAGGAATCTGAAGATTGATGAGATAACAATTCACTCTCTGACCATAAAATCTCTTGGCGTTTTCCGGGATACTTCCTCTCGCTTTTCTGAGGAAGACAGAATTGGGCTGCAGCACTCAcagcaagaagaaaaattccACTGGCCATGGTGACAGATATGAATTTCAACAAAGACAATCCTTTCTGTCAATAGAGAATGAGCAAACCAAAGAAGTGAACATAAGTTTGACAGGTAAAAAGCTACCAAAGAAGCCAATCTTATTAACTCATAACATGTCTCCAAAATAATGGTAAAAACTCTAATAGTAAACATTAATATATTCTGCAGactacaaatatatttaacatatttCATCAGGCAGCTGTAATGAAGCACACAATTAGACAGAGCAAGTGATTATCATGGAGAATACGGATTATATACAGACAGTAATATAGCAAGGACTGGCAATTGGTTCTGATTACATACACAATAACAGACACCAAAGTATAATATCAGAAAGATTGGCTAAATTTTAGCAGTCCAGTAGTCATTACCTTTTCATTGGGTAAGTTTGCATAATTTCCAGGAACATCACATGGTAGCTGTTTCCTGGGAAGTGAATATGTGTCTTCAAAGTAAATATCCAATGCTTCAGCTAATCCAACCTAAGAGTTTTATACAAGTCTCAGGAATGTAGAGGCCTCAAGAAATAACATGCACAAAAACAGACACCTTAGTCACCACAGAGCACACAAAATGCAGCAGTACAGGAAATTTTATTCCCATGATTGATAATATTCTTTCATCTTGCTAGGTTCATTCCCACACAACATATCAGCATCTCGTTAAGTGTATAGGTAAATGGGAATGACAACTCTTATGACGGATTCAACATTGTCTAAAGACGGTCTATCCATAAACTTTGAACAACATTCGACGTCTTTATCTATACTAAACAGAACAATATAACATAGCTCCATGTTATCATATAGCAGCAACAACCTAGACTGCTAGCCAGACAAATATATAGAGCGAGAGCAACATTGCAATTTCTAGTCTTACACACAGCAAAAGCATAGACGGGTAGGTTacataaataaagagaaaacgTCATACCATTTGGGAGTGAGTTAGAAGAACTTCCCACTTATTCTCACTGGACTTTCTCCAGCCCTCAAGCTTTAAGTCTGCAAGTATTGTACTATCCATTTCCAGTCGATATGCGGGTAAATATTCACTTGCCCAACTACTAAATCCAGGGCCACCAATTTTTTCCAACTTGGAATTGGCAGATAAGTCCCACCACCGGCTTCTTTGCTTTGTGTCTGCAAGTTTGAAATTTTCCTTCCTTGACTGGTAATACTCAAGCAAAAGTTTGGTATTCTGCTCATCATCAAATAACTTATGCAGGACAACCGAGCAGTCTCTTGAAGCAATCCTCCTGCGTTTAGATAACCACTTCATAAACGGAAACTTAGCTTTTCCCAGATAATCATCGAGGAAATGCTTCTCGGTGCTTTGAAGAGCGGAGATGCATATAACTTCTGCAATAACAGATATAACCCGTTCATCTGATGAGCTAAGAGTGAAGGATGTAGAAACCTGCTGATAccaaatgaataagaaaactGAACCTATCAGTATCAATTCCCACTTGCAAGGCCAGTATCACTAGAAACATTCACATCAAAGCGAAGTTAACCTCTCGAGGGTTTTCGAAATCTCCCATTTCTCTTTCAGCTCCAGGTGCAAATAACACTAGCTGGAAGTTCCACAGCTGCCGCAAAACAACTTGCCTAAAAGTCATCGCAAGTATGTTCTTTGACAAGTCTCCACTAGAAAGATCCTCAGAGAGAGACCGCCGCAATCTTTTAGCTCGCTCTTTAACTTTCTTAGTAGGCAAGAACTGTTCAAAAAAATGTTACCTTCAAATGTCAAAACTCAATTGCTGAAATGTAGAATCAAAATTAGAACACGGATTACATAAACTGACCAATCTGGTTGACACAGTAGCCTTAGGATCAGATCCTCCGGGGAAAACAGTCTCGACCACCATAACAGGAACATTCTCACGAAGATGGTCATCGGCGGCTTCACCACCGTCAGCAGCAGCAGCGGTTAAAGCCTGATCAAAAGCAACAGTACCAACGAGACTGAGCCGAGCTGAATTATTCTCGTACGTCCGCACACATGGAAGTGCCTTCCCATCAGATTCGGCCACGAAACGGAGAATGTCCTCCTCTGTTGAAGAATTCTTAGAAAAACAGCGAACGAAAGACACAGAGCTTCTCTGTTGTGGAAGTAATGGAATCGATTTGAAATTTCGAGAAGGGAagagaagtgaagaagaagaagaagcagtagAAATGGAAGCCATTGACGAACAGATAAAAATCACAGAGAGTACTAAAACCCTAAGGTGGGGTTAGAGGTAGACGAAACAATGAAACGGAATCGTTTTAGTACGAGAAACTGCCACGTGGCATTATCTTGCACGTGTCAGTGGCTTTAGAGTTAAATAcacattttctgaaaatgatTTTCAACATCTGAAGAAAAGAATCTAGACGACGACAATGGCGGAGAAGAGCCAAATCCctgataacaacaacaatacttCTTCGTCGGCGAAAAAACCGACGCCGGAGATCGGATCGGGTTCGGGTAAAAGGTATTATAACCCGCCTGAGTCGGTGAATCCGGATCAGGCGACGTTAAGGGAGCAATGGAAATTCGCGATTCGGCAATACAGTAAATGGTACTCACACGCTTGGGGAACTGCGATTCTAGCTGGAGGTTTTTTCTTCGGACTCGGTTGGATCATCAAGGGCTCTAatcctcttccttctcttcaaTCGAGTTCTAAGCCTCGCgatgaagaaaaatgattcCGTATCTGCGTTTTTTCTCTGGTGAGATTCGTTTTTTTCAAACTGAGTAACTCAATTGTTATGGTTTgatatttgttcttgattatgAGAGTTTAGGATTAGGGAATTGGAACGAAGTTCGTCTTTGTTCTAGTGTAACtgatattaagaaaattgtTGAATTTGCTCTAGTATGCCATTGACATTTTAGGATTGTTATAACTTTATGTAGATCCTTGGTTCTTATTGAACTACTCTTTGCTTGATCCTAAGATATCGAAATCTGTATggactctgttttgtttacttataGATGATTAAGATCAGAATCTAGTTTTCTTTGAGCTGAATATTATCCAACTTTATGCAGAAAAAAAAGCGAAGACGGTTCATGGTTAGGTTCATTTTGCTACTCACATATATAGAATCCATACAAAGTGATATTATAAATGAGTTCCATAGTCCTCTGTTTTCGCAATTGGTTTCAGTACATTAGCATGAAATATCAGAATATGGAAGGTCCATTTCTCAAGTACCAAGTATGTTTGGATAATTCCTAAGTTTGTGTTGCACTCAAAATCtgcaattcttcttcttctgcttccaTGTTGGCTTTAGCTTTTTCATTACTAGACAAAACTCACAGttgaaagaaacattttgaagTACAATTTTTAAGATTTCACGCTCATATGATATAAACTGATTAGGCTGTTTTAACCTCTATTTGCAGATGGGGAAAAAGGAGCGCGTCAACAATGGAACATCTTCATGAACATTCAGAAGTACATCGATCGGTAGAAGCAGAGAGAGCACGAAGCAAGCGATTGTAAAGAGTGGAACcgaaactaaaaaaacttttgagtGTGAACTTTGTTTGTCTGATAATTCCAAGAATGTATACAAATTTGCaggaaaatattgaaaaatgttAGTGTTTAGTAATAAAAGTACAAGAAAAAAGTGAGAAGTGTGTCTATGCAGAGCAGCAACCAGGTTTTTTAACGGCTGAGATATCATCTCGGCCTCCAACATTAATCATCTGTCCTTTAGGCAAAGCAGTGGTTGGATCATCTCCAGCTTCAAGAGCCTTCTTGCTAACAACTCTGTAAATCTGAGTGAGAACTTCAGTGAAAGCATTATCAACATTCACAGCTTCAAGTGCAGAAGTCTCCATGAAAAAGGTATTCTCCCTCTCTGCAAAAGCTTTAGCTTCTTCGGTTGAGATGGCTCGAAGGTGACGAAGATCAGCTTTGTTGCCAACGAGCATGATCACAATGTTTGCGTCCGTGTGGTCCCTAAGCTCCTTTAGCCATCTCTCAACATTCTCGAATGTCACGTGGCGCGTCACGTCATAAACAAGCAATGCACCAACAGCTCCTCGGTAATAAGCGCTCGTGATGGCTCGGTacctaattttttaaaattttatttggtcaTCATGCAAACGTTAAATAACTTTTGAGAGTAATTTTAGAGTGTAAGTACCTTTCTTGGCCGGCGGTATCCCATATTTGAGCCTTGACGATCTTATCATCGCATTGGATGCTTCGTGTGGCGAATTCGACACCGATGGTTGCACGTGAGTCGTGGCTGAAATCATTTCTGGTGAAACGAGATAACAAATTAGATTTCCCGACGCCGGAATCTCCGGTTAAGACCACCTTGAAGAGGTAATCATAATCGTCTTCTGCTCTATATGCTCCCATCTTATTTCCGAAATAAACCTTTTTGCCTTTATGAGACGattataaactaataatgaaaaagtatTTGGCTGTTCCAAGAACTTGGGATGACAATGAGAAATCCCAAATgcgttttatttttattttttttggttctaaaaagtttagttttattttctcttgtttttaacGTTTTCTAAATTGGAGAAGACACcaatttgagttttgaataTTGAGAAGACAGCgagagaaaacagaaattcaaggaATCTCCTCTACTTTTGAATTTGGCTAAACATAAacatttctaattttctacCGCTTCAAAACGAAGAGAGCTTTTGACAATGGCTAAATTCAGAAATAGTTGTCATGTCatcatttcaagaaaatcttttatatatatccaatTATGCAACAAATTTACCAAGACAAGACTCatcatgtcttcttcttgcaATGCCAACTATTTCTTCGTATTCTTCCTATCTATATATTATGCAACAAAGAAGATCATCTTTACTCATGCACATAATCAAACACTGGGAAGTCACAGTTAAGTGGGCCTTCCTCTGAGTGTAGAAGCTCAAAACAAACATCACAGAAATAGCTACTGTTCTCGCTTGCCCACTTGTCATCCACTGCAACCTTTGAAGCTCTCTTTATCTTACAAACACCGCATTTCTGAATCCTACGTTTCGGCCAGAACATGATCGGGTAAGCTGCTCTGTTCTGAACGTCCTCTGGATGACTCATCCTCATGTCTCGAATCACAATCGTGTGCTTGCAATCTCCCTGTTCCACGGTTTTTAATCAGTGAATATCTCGAGTCTGTGCCAAATGTTTTCACAAGATGAGAAATTAaagaaccaaaagagaaagagagaagatttTACCTGATGACAATAGACATAACTAGCTCCGACTCTGAATCTTATATCACAGAAGTGTGTACTCTGCATGTCTGCAGTTCTGTAACGAGGTAAATCCACAGATTTCGCTTCACCTAGAACCAGTTTCTGCTTTTTCTGTAATTCGCCGGTTAAAACACATTCCCATTTTTTAAGAGCTTCATCTTTCGAGTTCCAAAGCCAATCTAAAATAGGATAGCTGTAATCTTTAGCCGAGGGATTCCTTAAATCATTGTGAAAGACATCCTAGACGAGCAAAAAGCATCTGATTAAACCAGCGACGCAGAAGTTAAACTTACTTAAACATCAAAAGATACAGAAACGAGATGAATTCTTACTTCTATGAGGAAGTATCCAGAGGGATCATACTTTCCAGCCTTTTGCATCACCTGGTCTGTAGCACAGTGAATATTGTCCTTCAACTCAGTCAACATTTGACGTCCTAGAACCAAAAATTCTTGGGTCTGAACAAAAATTTACACAAGTATTGTTAGTATGTACGAGAATTC
This sequence is a window from Arabidopsis thaliana chromosome 1 sequence. Protein-coding genes within it:
- a CDS encoding deneddylase (unknown protein; INVOLVED IN: biological_process unknown; LOCATED IN: chloroplast; EXPRESSED IN: 19 plant structures; EXPRESSED DURING: 10 growth stages; Has 20 Blast hits to 20 proteins in 6 species: Archae - 0; Bacteria - 0; Metazoa - 0; Fungi - 0; Plants - 20; Viruses - 0; Other Eukaryotes - 0 (source: NCBI BLink).), with the protein product MASISTASSSSSLLFPSRNFKSIPLLPQQRSSVSFVRCFSKNSSTEEDILRFVAESDGKALPCVRTYENNSARLSLVGTVAFDQALTAAAADGGEAADDHLRENVPVMVVETVFPGGSDPKATVSTRLFLPTKKVKERAKRLRRSLSEDLSSGDLSKNILAMTFRQVVLRQLWNFQLVLFAPGAEREMGDFENPREQVSTSFTLSSSDERVISVIAEVICISALQSTEKHFLDDYLGKAKFPFMKWLSKRRRIASRDCSVVLHKLFDDEQNTKLLLEYYQSRKENFKLADTKQRSRWWDLSANSKLEKIGGPGFSSWASEYLPAYRLEMDSTILADLKLEGWRKSSENKWEVLLTHSQMVGLAEALDIYFEDTYSLPRKQLPCDVPGNYANLPNEKKGLSLLKFISVTMASGIFLLAVSAAAQFCLPQKSERKYPGKRQEILWSESELLSHQSSDSSELDSFCGLLVNKLKDAYSWVGEITLESSIGAWIGEVPDYLKETSRAKSVEDHIVTSSSLLEILNEDAKASAQDIATYQVVLSSEGKIIGFQPTSRVAVNHWAANPLARELYGGKKLKPGLIEPGLKSHPPKKVVVLELLMSVNSDRPFALVRPLLPQ
- the RABA1i gene encoding RAB GTPase homolog A1I (RAB GTPase homolog A1I (RABA1i); FUNCTIONS IN: GTP binding; INVOLVED IN: protein transport, small GTPase mediated signal transduction; LOCATED IN: plasma membrane; EXPRESSED IN: male gametophyte, flower, cultured cell, pollen tube; EXPRESSED DURING: L mature pollen stage, M germinated pollen stage, 4 anthesis; CONTAINS InterPro DOMAIN/s: Ras GTPase (InterPro:IPR001806), Small GTP-binding protein (InterPro:IPR005225), Small GTPase (InterPro:IPR020851), Ras (InterPro:IPR013753), Ras small GTPase, Rab type (InterPro:IPR003579), Rab11-related (InterPro:IPR015595); BEST Arabidopsis thaliana protein match is: RAB GTPase homolog A1H (TAIR:AT2G33870.1); Has 26472 Blast hits to 26426 proteins in 734 species: Archae - 24; Bacteria - 151; Metazoa - 13774; Fungi - 3933; Plants - 2930; Viruses - 20; Other Eukaryotes - 5640 (source: NCBI BLink).); the encoded protein is MGAYRAEDDYDYLFKVVLTGDSGVGKSNLLSRFTRNDFSHDSRATIGVEFATRSIQCDDKIVKAQIWDTAGQERYRAITSAYYRGAVGALLVYDVTRHVTFENVERWLKELRDHTDANIVIMLVGNKADLRHLRAISTEEAKAFAERENTFFMETSALEAVNVDNAFTEVLTQIYRVVSKKALEAGDDPTTALPKGQMINVGGRDDISAVKKPGCCSA
- a CDS encoding uncharacterized protein (unknown protein; Has 25 Blast hits to 25 proteins in 10 species: Archae - 0; Bacteria - 0; Metazoa - 0; Fungi - 0; Plants - 25; Viruses - 0; Other Eukaryotes - 0 (source: NCBI BLink).); its protein translation is MAEKSQIPDNNNNTSSSAKKPTPEIGSGSGKRYYNPPESVNPDQATLREQWKFAIRQYSKWYSHAWGTAILAGGFFFGLGWIIKGSNPLPSLQSSSKPRDEEK
- the VOZ1 gene encoding vascular plant one zinc finger protein (vascular plant one zinc finger protein (VOZ1); BEST Arabidopsis thaliana protein match is: vascular plant one zinc finger protein 2 (TAIR:AT2G42400.1); Has 77 Blast hits to 70 proteins in 13 species: Archae - 0; Bacteria - 0; Metazoa - 2; Fungi - 0; Plants - 75; Viruses - 0; Other Eukaryotes - 0 (source: NCBI BLink).) — its product is MTGKRSKTNCRSASHKLFKDKAKNRVDDLQGMLLDLQFARKESRPTDVTLLEEQVNQMLREWKSELNEPSPASSLQQGGTLGSFSSDICRLLQLCDEEDDATSKLAAPKPEPADQNLEAGKAAVFQRGYNLVQGKSEHGLPLVDNCKDLSLAAGNNFDGTAPLEYHQQYDLQQEFEPNFNGGFNNCPSYGVVEGPIHISNFIPTICPPPSAFLGPKCALWDCPRPAQGFDWFQDYCSSFHAALAFNEGPPGMNPVVRPGGIGLKDGLLFAALSAKAGGKDVGIPECEGAATAKSPWNAPELFDLTVLESETLREWLFFDKPRRAFESGNRKQRSLPDYNGRGWHESRKQIMVEFGGLKRSYYMDPQPLHHFEWHLYEYEINKCDACALYRLELKLVDGKKTSKGKVSNDSVADLQKQMGRLTAEFPPENNTTNTTNNNKRCIKGRPKVSTKVATGNVQNTVEQANDYGVGEEFNYLVGNLSDYYIP
- a CDS encoding deneddylase (unknown protein; INVOLVED IN: biological_process unknown; LOCATED IN: chloroplast; EXPRESSED IN: 19 plant structures; EXPRESSED DURING: 10 growth stages; Has 20 Blast hits to 20 proteins in 6 species: Archae - 0; Bacteria - 0; Metazoa - 0; Fungi - 0; Plants - 20; Viruses - 0; Other Eukaryotes - 0 (source: NCBI BLink).); its protein translation is MASISTASSSSSLLFPSRNFKSIPLLPQQRSSVSFVRCFSKNSSTEEDILRFVAESDGKALPCVRTYENNSARLSLVGTVAFDQALTAAAADGGEAADDHLRENVPVMVVETVFPGGSDPKATVSTRLFLPTKKVKERAKRLRRSLSEDLSSGDLSKNILAMTFRQVVLRQLWNFQLVLFAPGAEREMGDFENPREVSTSFTLSSSDERVISVIAEVICISALQSTEKHFLDDYLGKAKFPFMKWLSKRRRIASRDCSVVLHKLFDDEQNTKLLLEYYQSRKENFKLADTKQRSRWWDLSANSKLEKIGGPGFSSWASEYLPAYRLEMDSTILADLKLEGWRKSSENKWEVLLTHSQMVGLAEALDIYFEDTYSLPRKQLPCDVPGNYANLPNEKKGLSLLKFISVTMASGIFLLAVSAAAQFCLPQKSERKYPGKRQEILWSESELLSHQSSDSSELDSFCGLLVNKLKDAYSWVGEITLESSIGAWIGEVPDYLKETSRAKSVEDHIVTSSSLLEILNEDAKASAQDIATYQVVLSSEGKIIGFQPTSRVAVNHWAANPLARELYGGKKLKPGLIEPGLKSHPPKKVVVLELLMSVNSDRPFALVRPLLPQ
- the VOZ1 gene encoding vascular plant one zinc finger protein, whose product is MTGKRSKTNCRSASHKLFKDKAKNRVDDLQGMLLDLQFARKESRPTDVTLLEEQVNQMLREWKSELNEPSPASSLQQLCDEEDDATSKLAAPKPEPADQNLEAGKAAVFQRGYNLVQGKSEHGLPLVDNCKDLSLAAGNNFDGTAPLEYHQQYDLQQEFEPNFNGGFNNCPSYGVVEGPIHISNFIPTICPPPSAFLGPKCALWDCPRPAQGFDWFQDYCSSFHAALAFNEGPPGMNPVVRPGGIGLKDGLLFAALSAKAGGKDVGIPECEGAATAKSPWNAPELFDLTVLESETLREWLFFDKPRRAFESGNRKQRSLPDYNGRGWHESRKQIMVEFGGLKRSYYMDPQPLHHFEWHLYEYEINKCDACALYRLELKLVDGKKTSKGKVSNDSVADLQKQMGRLTAEFPPENNTTNTTNNNKRCIKGRPKVSTKVATGNVQNTVEQANDYGVGEEFNYLVGNLSDYYIP